GGAGTTTTTTTCACCACGACGGGAAAGGTTCGCATCAACAAGAAATCCTACCGCAAGGACCGCTATCCGATCGACACGCAATGCCAATGCCCGACCTGCACCCGATTTTCGAGGGCCTACCTGCACCATCTGTATACCGTGGATGAGCCTTTGGGAAAAACGCTCGGCACCATTCACAACATCCATTTCTATATGAACATGATGAAACAGATGCGTGAAGCGATCCTTAAAAATCGCTTCACGCAATTTAAACAGCAATTTTTGCAGCATCTGAATTCCTTCCGCGCCGATACAAAAGGCAATTAAAGCCATTTGATTTCATTCATGATAAAAAATACGCCATGATGAATTCAAACCGGTATGGTTTGGTCCGGTCGCCGTATCGGGCAATCATTGAGCTGCGGCAATGAATACTGCGTGCAATCCGCGCAGTCAAAGCGAGAGAGAATGTTGGCTCGCGCCTCCGAGACTGTGGCAAAGAGGTGATCCTTGCCGATGGTATCGATATAACCGCCTCGCGCCAGCAGGTCCTTGACCTGCGGCTTGAGCTCGCACAGGTAGAGGCCCCCACGGAGCCGGCTGCGTCGCTGGGATTCGTAGGCAAGCAGTTGCGCACCGGCCACATCGATAAAGTTGATGCCGCAACCGACAACCAGCACATGACGTTTGTAAGTGGCGCGCTGGTCAATATGATAAAGATAGTCGGCCACATGATTGACCGCGCCGAAAAACAACGGGCCGTCAATGCGAAGAATGATAAAATTCGGGCATGTCATCGTCGCTTCAATCAGCTCCGGCCCCCCCGGATTCGGGTTCGGCATTAGCGTCACGATCTCAGGATGAGCTGTCGTGCCGAGATAAAGCACCAAAGACAGCAACACCCCGGCAAAGATGGCAAACTCCAGATCCAGAAACAGGGTTGCCAGAAAGGTGGCCAGCAAAACGCCCGTTTCCTGTTTGCTGATTTTGATAATGGTGCGAATATGGTGCGGATTAATCAGGTTATAGGCAACCAGGAAAATCACGCCACCCATGGCCGGTATGGGCAAAAAGGCGGTCAGCGGCGCCACAAGGAGCAGCAGCAGGGCCAGAAAAAGGGCGGCGAAAACAGCCGCCAGCGGCGTCATGGCGCCGGCATGATAGTTGATTCCCGAGCGGGTGAAAGACCCGGAGCCCGCGTAACAGGAAAAAAAACTGCCCACGATGTTCGACAGTCCCTGTCCGATAAATTCCTGATTCCCATCGATTTGCTGGCGGGATTGCGCTGCGATGGATCGTCCGATGGACAAGGCCTCGATCAATCCGAGGAGGGCGACGGCCAGTGCTTTAGGCATCAGATCACGCAGTGTTTGGGGAGAAAAATCGGGCAACGACAACGGGGGCAGCCGATCGGGCATCCTGCCCAGCAGCGAAACACCGTGTTCAGCGCCTTCCAAGGCAAGGCTCGCAAGGCTCCCCGATATCAAGGCAAACAGCAGCCCCGGCCAATGCGGCCGCAAGCGTTTGAATACCAAGGCACACAACAAGGTCACCAGCGCAACCACTGCTGCACGGGGATTGATGAGATCCACGGTGCTGCCGATATGATATAAGGTGCCGACAAAGGATTGTCCTTTTGGCACCTCAATCCCCAGAACATGCTTCATCTGGCTCGTGATGATTAAAATGGCAGCGCCTGCCGTAAAACCGACCACCACCGAATGCGAGACAAAATTAACCAGGGTTCCCATGCGTGCGAGCCCAAAAGCCAACTGGTAGATGCCGGCCAAAAACGTCAGGGTCAGCGTCAACCGAATGAACTCGGGCGATCCCGGTACCGCAAGGGGGCTGATGGAGGTAAACACAATGATGGAAATGGCGGTTGTGGGACCGGAAATCAAATGCAGCGAAGATCCGAAAAGGGCGGCGATAATCGGGGGAACAATGGCCGTATAGAGACCGTACTCGGGAGGCAGACCGGCAATCATCGCAAACGCCACCCCCTGGGGCAGCACAATCACCGCCCCGGTCAGGCCCGCCAGCACGTCTGCGCGCAAGGTATCCCATGCAATAAAATTCCACCAGCGCAGAAACGGAAACCACTTGCGCCACAGCGATGCGCCGCTTGAATAGGGATTTATTGGTTTCATGCCGTATTCCACATCGGTGCAACCGGACGGTTTTTTGCCGGTCTTCGGAACATCCTGCCGAGGGACGCACTCAATCATCCACCACAAAGGGAACGATGTTCACGTTGATCGATTCCAGGCCGTCCACTTTGGCACACATCCCTTTTACTTTTTCGGTAATCGATTGTTCATCAATCAGGGACGCCCGAATATTCACGATAACCTCCCCGTTTTTGGCATCCGCCGTTACCTTGGGATATTCCTTCACAAGGGCCGATTCCACCTGGGCGGCCAGGGATAGGTCGTCAAGCAGCCGCCGGCTGCGCGGTGTGGTTTGAAAACAGGGCCGCTGCAAGGTCTGCTGAATGATAAAGACCGCATCAGGAATA
This DNA window, taken from Desulfobacterales bacterium, encodes the following:
- the sulP gene encoding sulfate permease — translated: MKPINPYSSGASLWRKWFPFLRWWNFIAWDTLRADVLAGLTGAVIVLPQGVAFAMIAGLPPEYGLYTAIVPPIIAALFGSSLHLISGPTTAISIIVFTSISPLAVPGSPEFIRLTLTLTFLAGIYQLAFGLARMGTLVNFVSHSVVVGFTAGAAILIITSQMKHVLGIEVPKGQSFVGTLYHIGSTVDLINPRAAVVALVTLLCALVFKRLRPHWPGLLFALISGSLASLALEGAEHGVSLLGRMPDRLPPLSLPDFSPQTLRDLMPKALAVALLGLIEALSIGRSIAAQSRQQIDGNQEFIGQGLSNIVGSFFSCYAGSGSFTRSGINYHAGAMTPLAAVFAALFLALLLLLVAPLTAFLPIPAMGGVIFLVAYNLINPHHIRTIIKISKQETGVLLATFLATLFLDLEFAIFAGVLLSLVLYLGTTAHPEIVTLMPNPNPGGPELIEATMTCPNFIILRIDGPLFFGAVNHVADYLYHIDQRATYKRHVLVVGCGINFIDVAGAQLLAYESQRRSRLRGGLYLCELKPQVKDLLARGGYIDTIGKDHLFATVSEARANILSRFDCADCTQYSLPQLNDCPIRRPDQTIPV